From one Colletotrichum destructivum chromosome 3, complete sequence genomic stretch:
- a CDS encoding Putative alpha/beta hydrolase-1, AB hydrolase 4 family, whose product MDWLGYAKIDFTHAPSPVSLKENDGNQTDLLKVCEKITPPCRMNPLLFNGHLQTMWTATKQHGPPVYYRRKVFHADDKAFDGTFAVDFVTEPFKDVDSTLPPRTKYFEDQDFETLPSDDDRPQLVVLHGLSGGSHEIYLRHAIAPLIDSGKWEVCVVNSRGCANSKFTSGILYNARATWDFRQTIKWLRKKFPNRPLFGLGFSLGANMLTNYCGEEGVNCELTAAIACSNPFNLEVANKALKRNFLGREVYQRVMGTSMKQLIADHKEEVQKHTNLDLERIQNLTYLWEFDREVQCISWGYPTESAYYRDASSCDAVLAIRIPFLALHATDDPIAVNEAIPYEEFEKNPYTVLCTTSLGGHLCWFEPGGGRWHAKPVANFFNHMAFNVDHSQLPPKTNSAPPTNGKSEFHFNPVRRKMEIKAGSD is encoded by the exons ATGGACTGGCTTGGATATGCAAAGATCGACTTCACCCACGCGCCATCGCCTGTGTCTCTCAAAGAAAATGATGGCAATCAGACAGACTTGCTCAAGGTCTGTGAGAAGATCACACCGCCATGCCGGATGAACCCGCTCCTCTTCAATGGCCATCTGCAGACAATGTGGACGGCCACCAAGCAACACGGGCCCCCGGTGTACTATCGCCGGAAGGTGTtccacgccgacgacaaggcaTTCGACGGTACCTTTGCCGTTGACTTTGTCACGGAGCCCTTCAAAGATGTGGACAGTACACTGCCGCCTCGAACGAAGTATTTCGAGGACCAGGACTTTGAGACACTGCCTTCGGATGACGACAGGCCGCAGCTGGTTGTACTCCACGGCCTTTCAGGAGGCTCTCATGAGATCTACCTAAGGCATGCCATTGCGCCATTGATCGACTCGGGCAAATGGGAGGTGTGCGTGGTGAACTCGAGAGGCTGTGCGAACAGCAAGTTCACCAGCGGCATTCTGTACAATGCCAGAGCGACGTGGGACTTTCGTCAG ACGATCAAGTGGCTGAGGAAGAAGTTCCCAAACCGTCCTTTGTTTGGCCTAGGTTTCTCGCTCGGCGCCAACATGCTGACCAAC TACtgcggagaggagggcgtcaACTGTGAGCTGACGGCCGCTATCGCGTGCTCCAACCCCTTCAACCTCGAGGTCGCAAACAAGGCATTGAAGCGAAACTTCCTCGGCAGAGAGGTTTACCAAAGAGTCATGGGCA CCAGCATGAAGCAGCTCATTGCTGATCACAAGGAAGAGGTGCAGAAGCACACAAACCTGGATCTCGAACGTATCCAGAACCTGACATACCTTTGGGAGTTTGATCGAGAAGTCCA ATGCATAAGCTGGGGATACCCAACGGAGAGTGCTTATTACCGTGATGCATCATCTTGTGACGCCGTCTTGGCCATCAGGATTCCGTTCCTTGCCCTTCACGCAACAGACGATCCC ATTGCTGTAAACGAAGCCATCCCCTATGAGGAGTTCGAGAAGAACCCGTACACTGTTCTGTGCACGACCTCTCTCGGCGGACACCTCTGCTGGTTTGAGCCCGGCGGTGGAAGATGGCACGCGAAGCCG GTTGCGAATTTCTTCAACCATATGGCTTTCAACGTAGACCACAGCCAGCTGCCTCCCAAGACGAACAGCGCTCCACCAACGAACGGCAAATCGGAGTTTCACTTTAACCCTGTGAGACGCAAGATGGAAATCAAGGCAGGCTCGGATTAG
- a CDS encoding Putative 60S ribosomal subunit assembly/export protein Loc1, with amino-acid sequence MAPSKTRTIKNKHASNGSGIKNSKNAAKNASAVPDGIVRKSKDTPKGTKPLKAKGKSNLDALLKKRKKKVYTEAELDIPKLNMVTPAGVAKPKGKKKGKVFVDDRESMTTILAMVQAEKEGQIESKMMKARQMEEIREARRVEAEKKDEERKSKLEDTKDSLRKKRKRATNGKPDTEENVNHIAISGSRAAKPKKKKSVSFA; translated from the exons ATGGCGCCCTCAAAGACGAGAACCATCAAGAACAAGCACGCATCCAACGGCTCCGGTATTAAGAACAGCAAGAATGCCGCCAAGAACGCCAGCGCTGTGCCCGACGGCATCGTCAGGAAATCCAAGGACACCCCCAAGGGTACCAAGCCGCTGAAGGCCAAGGGGAAGTCgaacctcgacgccctgctgaagaagcgcaagaagaaggtcTACACAGAGGCGGAGCTCGATATTCCCAAGTTGAACATGGTCACGCCCGCCGGCGTGGCGAagcccaagggcaagaagaagggcaaggtcTTTGTCGACGATAGG GAGAGCATGACGACAATTCTGGCCATGGTacaggccgagaaggagggccAGATCGAGTCTAAGATGATGAAGGCTAGACAGATGGAGGAGATCCGCGAAGCCCGCCGAGTagaggccgagaagaaggacgaagAGAGGAAGTCGAAGTTGGAGGACACCAAGGACTCCCTGCGTAAGAAGAGGAAGCGCGCCACCAACGGGAAGCCCGATACCGAGGAGAACGTCAACCACATCGCGATCTCCGGGTCCCGGGCCgccaagcccaagaagaagaagagcgtCTCGTTCGCGTAA
- a CDS encoding Putative acyl-CoA oxidase/dehydrogenase, middle domain, acyl-CoA dehydrogenase/oxidase, with product MTSRVPAIVLDRLSDRAKEALDLVAKFVEEECIPADPILEAQIGQGDERWSHHPAIVDDLKVKARKLGLWNMFLPKGHYKESPGFTNLEYGLMAEWLGKSRVASEAVNCAAPDTGNMEVLAKYGNEEQKNKWLKPLMEGQIRSAFLMTEPDVASSDATNIQLSMRKEGNEYVLNGSKWWSSGAGDPRCSVYIVMGKSDPNNKDPYRQQSVILVPAGTKGITIHRMLQVYGYDDAPHGHGHISFKDVRVPASNLVLGEGRGFEIIQGRLGPGRIHHAMRTIGAAERALEWMLMRINDPTKTPFGKQLREHGVILEWVAKSRIEIDAARLVVLNAAIRMDDLGPKKALKEIAEAKVLVPQTALTVIDRAIQSFGAAGICQDTPLASMWANIRTLRLADGPDEVHLQQLGRNENKRGKEVTDKIQWQKQKTEQLMVQYKTKTMQPGANINRSRL from the exons ATGACGTCCAGAGTCCCAGCCATC GTCTTGGATCGCCTCAGCGATCGCGCAAaggaggccctcgacctcgttgcTAAgttcgtcgaggaagaaTGCATCCC CGCCGATCCGATTTTGGAAGCCCAGATCGGTCAGGGCGACGAGAGATGGAGCCATCACCCGGCCAttgtcgacgacctcaaggtcaaggccaGGAAGCTTGGTCTTTGGAACATGTTCCTGCCAAAGGGCCACTACAAGGAATCCCCCGGCTTCACGAACCTCGAGTACGGTCTCATGGCTGAGTGGCTCGGCAAGTCGAGAGTCGCCTCCGAGGCCGTCAATTGCGCGGCACCCGATACCGGCAACATGGAGGTCCTGGCCAAGTATGGAAACgaggaacagaagaacaagtGGCTGAAGCCTCTAATGGAAGGCCAGATCCGCTCTGCGTTCCTGATGACAGAGCCCGATGTCGCCTCCTCGGACGCGACCAACATCCAGCTGAGCATGCGCAAGGAAGGCAACGAATACGTCCTCAACGGCTCG AAATGGTGGTCCAGCGGTGCTGGCGACCCCCGGTGCTCGGTCTACATCGTCATGGGCAAGAGTGACCCCAACAACAAGGACCCCTACAGGCAACAGTCTGTTATCCTCGTCCCCGCGGGTACCAAGGGTATCACGATCCACCGCATGCTTCAGGTTTACGGCTACGACGACGCGCCCCACGGGCATGGCCACATCAGCTTCAAGGACGTCCGGGTGCCCGCCAGtaacctcgtcctcggcgagggtcgCGGCTTCGAGATTATCCAGGGCAGACTCGGCCCTGGCCGCATCCATCACGCCATGCGAACCATTGGAGCG GCTGAGCGCGCTCTCGAATGGATGCTGATGCGCATCAACGATCCTACCAAGACGCCCTTCGGCAAGCAGCTGCGGGAGCACGGCGTCATCCTCGAGTGGGTGGCCAAGTCCCGCATCGAGATTGACGCCgctcgcctcgtcgtcctcaacgccgccatccggATGGATGACCTTGGCCCCAAGAAGGCCCTCAAGGAGATCGCTGAGGCCAAGGTCCTCGTCCCGCAGACGGCTCTGACGGTCATCGACCGCGCCATTCAGTCATTTGGCGCGGCCGGCATTTGCCAGGACACGCCGCTGGCCAGCATGTGGGCCAATATCCGGACCCTgcggctcgccgacggccctGATGAGGTGCAtctgcagcagctcggcaGGAATGAGAACAAGAGGGGCAAGGAGGTTACGGATAAGATCCAGtggcagaagcagaagacggAGCAGCTCATGGTGCAGTACAAGACTAAGACGATGCAGCCGGGGGCCAACATCAACCGGTCCAGGCTGTGA
- a CDS encoding Putative small GTP-binding protein: MVNITEKIKEIEDEMRKTQKNKATEYHLGLLKGKLARLRAQLLEPGPGAGGGGGAGFDVSKSGDARIALVGFPSVGKSTFLSKVTRTKSEVASYSFTTLTAIPGVLEYGGAEIQLLDLPGIIEGAAEGKGRGRQVISAAKTSDMILMVLDATKKAEQRALLEAELEAVGIRLNREPPNIYLKAKKAGGMKITFQNPPKNMDEKMVFNILRDYKILNCEVLVRDEYATVDDLIDVIMKDHRKYIKCLYVYNKIDSVSLDFLDKLAREPQTVVMSCELDLGIQDVVDRCWEELKLIRIYTKRKGSDPDFSEALIVRSNSSIEDVCDRIHRTLKDTFKYALVWGASARHIPQRVGLGHMVADEDVVYIVSAWKA; encoded by the exons ATGGTGAACATTACggagaagatcaagga GATtgaggatgagatgagaaAGACTCAGA AAAACAAGGCAACTG AGTATCATCTGGGTCTCCTCAAGGG TAAACTCGCGCGTCTGAGAGCACAGCTTCTGGAGCCTGGTCCGGGggctggaggcggcggcggggccggtTTCGACGTCAGTAAAAGCGGTGATGCCAGAATagccctcgtcggcttccCCTCTGTCGGTAAATCGACGTTCCTGTCCAAGGTGACGCGGACGAAATCCGAGGTGGCCTCTTACTCCTTCACAACACTCACAGCCATTCCGGGCGTCCTGGAgtacggcggcgccgagatccAGCTGCTCGATCTGCCTGGTATcatcgagggcgccgccgagggcaagggcAGAGGAAGACAGGTCATCTCGGCGGCCAAGACGAGCGACATGATCCTGATGGTGCTGGACGCGACCAAGAAGGCAGAACAGCGGGCGCTACTCGAGGCTGAGCTGGAGGCCGTGGGCATCCGTCTCAACAGAGAACCACC AAACATCTACCTCAAGGCGAAAAAGGCCGGTGGCATGAAGATCACATTCCAAAACCCGCCTAAAAACATGGACGAGAAGATGGTGTTCAACATCTTGCGCGACTACAAGATCCTCAACTGCGAGGTGCTCGTGCGCGACGAGTACGCGACAGTGgacgacctcatcgacgTCATCATGAAGGACCACCGCAAGTACATCAAGTGCCTGTATGTGTACAACAAGATCGACAGCGTGTcgctcgacttcctcgacaagctggCGCGCGAGCCGCAGACGGTCGTCATGAGTTGCGAGCTCGATCTCGGCATtcaggacgtcgtcgaccgctGCTGGGAAGAGCTCAAGCTCATCCGCATCTACACAAAGCGCAAGGGCTCCGACCCGGACTTTAGCGAGGCCCTCATCGTGCggagcaacagcagcatTGAGGACGTCTGCGATCGTATCCACAGGACGCTCAAGGACACCTTCAAGTACGCCCTCGTGTGGGGCGCGAGCGCCAGGCATATCCCGCAGAGAGTGGGACTCGGACACATggtggcggacgaggacgtcgtctACATTGTGAGCGCATGGAAGGCATAG
- a CDS encoding Putative RNA recognition motif domain, Zinc finger, CCCH-type, Torus domain-containing protein, which yields MADEVAEVRTEGPDGGEEQEETALATTNSEVTAPAERKVKKIIRKKKRPARPQVDPSFITSEPPPQTGTIFNIWYNKWSGGDREDKYLSKTHAKGRCNVAKDSGYTRADRVTGSYFCLFFARGICPKGQDCEYLHRLPGIHDIFNPNIDCFGRDKHSDYRDDMGGVGSFMRQNRTIYVGRIHVTDDIEEIVARHFAEWGQIERIRVLNTRGVAFITYSNEANAQFAKEAMAHQSLDHEEILNVRWATADPNPMAQAREARRIEEQAAEAVRRALPAEFVAEIEGKDPEARKRRKIESSYGLEGYEAPDEVHFAQGANAVNPVGREGHAVEYQERPMLENGDQQQYQALPALQGQSIVSGGIFSSSTLAALNASKVAVASKPKAAVSSGPLVAYGSDDDDD from the exons ATGGCGGACGAAGTCGCCGAAGTTCGAACCGAGGGACCcgatggaggggaggaaCAAGAAGAGACGGCACTGGCCACCACCAACAGCGAGGTCaccgcgccggccgagagAAAAGTGAAGAAGATCAtccgcaagaagaagaggcctGCGCGTCCCCAGGTCGACCCGTCCTTCATCACCtccgagccgccgccgcagacgGGAACGATCTTCAACATCTGGTACAACAAATGGTCGGGCGGCGACCGCGAGGACAAGTACCTGTCCAAGACGCACGCCAAGGGGCGCTGCAACGTCGCGAAGGACAGCGGCTATACGAGGGCCGACAGGGTCACCGGCAGCTActtctgcctcttcttcgcccgTGGCATATGCCCCAAGGGCCAGGACTGCGAGTACCTCCACCGTTTGCCGGGTATTCACGACATCTTCAACCCCAACATCGACTGCTTCGGCCGTGACAAGCACTCCGACTACAGAGACGACATGGGCGGTGTCGGCAGCTTCATGAGGCAGAATCGCACCATATACGTCGGTAGGATACACGTCACGGACGACATTGAGGAGATTGTTGCGCGTCACTTTGCAGAATGGGGCCAGATTGAGCGCA TTCGCGTGCTCAATACCCGCGGAGTCGCATTCATCACATATTCCAATGAGGCAAACGCTCAAttcgccaaggaggccatgGCCCATCAGTCCCTGGACCACGAGGAGATCCTCAACGTGCGTTGGGCGACGGCCGACCCGAACCCCATGGCGCAGGCGCGCGAGGCGAGGCGTATTGAGGAGCaggctgccgaggccgttcGGAGGGCGCTCCCCGCCGAGTTCGTtgccgagatcgagggcaAGGACCCAGaagcgaggaagaggaggaagatcGAGAGCAGCTACGGGCTCGAAGGCTACGAGGCGCCGGACGAGGTACATTTTGCGCAGGGCGCCAACGCCGTGAACCCCGTCGGGCGGGAGGGTCACGCAGTGGAGTATCAGGAGCGGCCCATGCTGGAAAACGGCGACCAGCAACAGTACCAGGCCTTGCCGGCGCTGCAAGGGCAATCGATCGTGTCTGGAGGCATCTTCTCCAGTAGTACCCTGGCAGCCCTGAACGCCTCCAAGGTCGCCGTGGCGTCGAAACCGAAAGCTGCCGTATCTTCGGGGCCGTTAGTCGCATACGGgagcgatgacgacgacgattgA
- a CDS encoding Putative urease accessory protein UreF encodes MDSNARDGSVDDAEREVLELEARLDAAREKLKNLNGHTKLCESLPSRGVPKPSSSPALSNHYLLLLSDSALPLGSFAFSSGLESYLAHTRGRSSFNVFLPESISAYASTTLPFVLAAHRDTGAVAELDDCLDAAIICTVGRRASIAQGRALLSIWERSFASSLPAHAVATLQPYTAMLKAATSSRISSTTDDSVEPPLVFAHLAPLFGAISNLVGLSLQQTAYIFMMGHVKALISAAVRASMFGPYQAQKVLASRQVQELITAAIDREWNTPIERAGQTMPVMDLWIGRHEVLYSRIFNS; translated from the exons ATGGATTCGAATGCCCGAGACGGATccgttgacgatgccgagagGGAGGTCTTGGAGCTGGAGGCGCGCCTAGATGCTGCCAGAGAGAAATTAAAGAATCTCAATGGGCACACAAAGCTTTGCGAATCCCTCCCGTCTCGAGGCGTACCCAAGCCTTCAT CTTCACCTGCCTTGTCCAACCACTATCTTCTCTTGCTCTCAGACTCCGCCTTGCCGCTGGGCTCATTCGCCTTCAGCAGCGGTCTCGAGTCCTACCTGGCGCACACCAGGGGCCGCTCGTCCTTCAACGTCTTCCTTCCCGAGTCCATCTCAGCCTacgcctcgacgaccctGCCCTTTGTCCTTGCAGCGCACCGCGACACGGGCGctgtcgccgagctggatGACTGCCTTGACGCGGCCATCATCTGCActgtcggccgccgcgcctcAATAGCCCAGGGCCGCGCCCTCCTGTCCATCTGGGAGCGCTCCTTCGCGTCGTCTCTCCCGGCCCACGCCGTTGCAACCCTTCAGCCGTACACGGCCATGTTGAAGGCCGCCACGTCGTCACGGATCTCATCGACCACAGACGACTCGGTCGAGCCGCCGCTGGTGTTTGCCCATCTGGCTCCCCTTTTCGGCGCCATCTCGAACCTGGTGGGGCTGAGCTTGCAGCAGACGGCCTACATCTTCATGATGGGACACGTCAAGGCACTgatctcggcggccgtgAGAGCCAGCATGTTCGGGCCGTACCAAGCGCAAAAGGTGCTCGCGAGCAGGCAGGTCCAGGAACTGATcacggccgccatcgacagAGAATGGAACACGCCCATCGAGAGGGCAGGGCAGACCATGCCTGTCATGGACTTGTGGATCGGTAGACACGAAGTTCTTTATTCACGCATATTCAACAGTTGA
- a CDS encoding Putative respiratory complex factor Rcf3 — protein MNSHNQMKSAEADDAAWEATRGAVTGAVRWGAGAAVLGAFAWRFSPLYKGLTIQFKIYMQMSAMVLGSMLEADNRLREYEARVRIQKRMLRDKAKWERFEQEFLENPTDEKK, from the exons ATGAATTCGCACAACCAGATGAAGAGCGctgaggccgacgacgccgcgtGGGAGGCCACCCGCGGAGCCGTTACGGGCGCCGTGAGATggggcgccggggccgccgtcCTGGGAGCCTTTGCGTGGAGGTTCTCACCGTTGTACAAGGGCCTCACGATTCAGTTCAAGAT CTACATGCAAATGTCCGCCATGGTGCTGGGGAGCATGCTCGAGGCGGACAACAGGTTGCGCGAGTACGAGGCAAGGGTCAGGATACAGAAGCGCATGCTGAGGGACAAGGCGAAATGGGAGAGGTTTGAGCAGGAGTTCCTCGAAAACCCAACAGATGAGAAGAAATGA
- a CDS encoding Putative AAA+ ATPase domain, ATPase, AAA-type, core, replication factor C has protein sequence MPAQKTTTKPEEVGESSTSAAKKALTAASNGVPNYELPWVEKYRPVFLDDVVGNTETIDRLKIIAKEGNMPHVIISGMPGIGKTTSVLCLARQLLGDSYKEAVLELNASDERGIDVVRNRIKGFAQKKVTLPQGRHKLVILDEADSMTSGAQQALRRTMEIYSNTTRFAFACNQSNKIIEPLQSRCAILRYARLTDEQVVKRLLQIIEAEKVEYSDDGLAALVFSAEGDMRQAINNLQSTFAGFGFVSGDNVFKVVDSPHPIKVQAMLKACYEGNVDSALDSLRELWDLGYSSHDIISTMFKVTKTIPTLSEHSKLEFIKEIGFTHMKILEGVQTLLQLSGCVARLCKINMDPKKFEVVSR, from the exons ATGCCCGCTCAAAAGACGACTACAAAGCCGGAGGAGGTTGGCGAGTCCTCAACATCTGCAGCGAAGAAGGCGCTGACAGCGGCGTCAAACGGTGTCCCCAACTATGAGCTTCCTTG GGTCGAAAAATACCgccccgtcttcctcgaTGATGTTGTCGGAAACACCGAGACGATTGATCGGCTAAAGATCATTGCGAAAGAGGGAAACATGCCGCACGTCATCATTTCCGGCATGCCTGGTATCGGAAAAACCACAAGTGTGCTCTGCCTTGCGAGGCAATTACTGGGAGACTCCTACAAGGAGGCTGTTCTAGAACTCAATGCCAGTGACGAGAGAG GTATCGATGTCGTCCGCAACCGCATCAAGGGTTTTGCCCAGAAGAAGGTCACCCTGCCCCAGGGTCGGCACAAGCTCGTGATCCTAGATGAGGCCGACAGTATGACGTCAGGCGCCCAGCAGGCCCTCCGCCGAACGATGGAAATTTACTCTAACACGACGCGCTTCGCCTTCGCCTGTAATCAGTCCAACAAGATCATCGAGCCACTGCAATCGCGATGCGCCATTCTCCGATACGCCCGGCTCACGGACGAGCAGGTGGTCAAGCGCCTGCTGCAgatcatcgaggccgagaaggtgGAATACAGCGACGACGGGTTGGCGGCGCTTGTCTTCAGCGCCGAGGGTGACATGCGACAGGCCATCAACAACTTGCAGTCGACCTTTGCCGGCTTTGGCTTCGTATCGGGTGACAACGTCTTCAAGGTGGTGGACTCACCACACCCCATCAAAGTCCAGGCCATGCTCAAGGCGTGCTACGAGGGCAACGTGGACTCGGCGCTCGACAGCCTGCGCGAGTTATGGGACCTGGGATACTCGAGTCACGACATCATCAGCACCATGTTCAAGGTCACCAAGACGATCCCGACGCTGAGCGAGCACTCGAAGCTCGAGTTCATCAAGGAGATTGGCTTCACGCATATGAAGATTCTGGAGGGAGTGCAGACGCTGTTGCAATTGAGCGGTTGCGTCGCGAGGTTGTGCAAAATCAACATGGATCCGAAGAAGTTTGAAGTGGTTTCAAGATGA
- a CDS encoding Putative GTP binding domain, P-loop containing nucleoside triphosphate hydrolase, Ras GTPase GNL1, whose product MVHAKSKKTAGLGNALMNDRFGKNRGNDRKKTSAITRVNHATGEEYLTNERQEASWVKMRSVTEQGALDEFLATAELAGTDFTAEKMNNIKIIHTDQKNPYLLSGAEERGVLAKQKDHKGRLTVPRRPKWDASTTPEELDRKERDSFLDWRRGLAELQENHDLLMTPFERNLEVWRQLWRVIERSDLVVQIVDARNPLLFRSEDLESYVKDIDSKKENLLLINKADMLTLNQRKMWAKYLKENGIAYRFFSASLAKEMLEALEEEDENSDEDEPEAGSSSQAASQSAATGKEAKDKADEEHSEEEDGQEEGGAGTSQQDGEVDDDDIRILTVEELEDIFLSHAPENAEPGHKLQIGLVGYPNVGKSSTINALIGAKKVSVSSTPGKTKHFQTIHLSDNVILCDCPGLVFPNFANTKADLVCNGVLPIDQLREFQGPAGLVTRRIPKAFLEAVYGINIKTRALEEGGTGIPTAPELLRAYARARGFTTQGLGQPDESRASRYILKDYVNGKLLYCEPPPETVDGPEFNYELYNDGQLPEKTRQAVDESLDIMSFVGDDISIAPSDLAVLPAGPKSKKIDKGFFGADGTGTGHLKMPFAHKYSEQGQKHLSGRKARAMIALENGVDPKDVKLSSGKKHFKGGAKTRKTKKPADEDDD is encoded by the exons ATGGTGCACGCCAAATCCAAGAAGACCGCCGGGCTCGGCAATGCCCTGATGAACGACCGGTTCGGTAAGAACCGCGGCAACGACAGGAAGAAGACCTCTGCCATTACCAGAGTAAACCATGCTACCGGAGAAGAG TACCTCACAAACGAGCGACAAGAAGCGTCATGGGTTAAGATGCGATCAGTCACCGAGCAGGGCGCTCTCGACGAGTTCCTTGCGACAGCAGAGCTGGCAGGCACGGACTTCACCGCAGAGAAGATGAACAACATCAAGATCATCCACACCGACCAGAAGAACCCATACTTGCTGTCCGGAGCCGAGGAGAGGGGCGTTCTTGCCAAGCAGAAGGATCACAAGGGACGCTTGACTGTGCCGAGACGACCGAAGTGGGATGCTTCCACCACCCCAGAGGAGCTGGACAGAAAAGAGAGGGACAGCTTCTTGGACTGGCGTAGAGGTCTTGCGGAACTCCAAGAGAACCACGATCTTCTGATGACGCCTTTCGAACGAAACCTTGAGGTTTGGAGGCAGCTGTGGCGTGTTATCGAAAGATCAGACCTTGTGGTCCAGATTGTCGACGCCCGCAACCCCTTGCTTTTCAGATCCGAGGACTTGGAAAGCTATGTCAAGGACATCGATTCCAAGAAGGAGAATCTCctgctcatcaacaaggccgaCATGCTTACGCTGAACCAGCGCAAGATGTGGGCCAAGTACTTGAAGGAGAACGGCATCGCTTACAGGTTTTTCTCAGCAAGTCTTGCGAAGGAGATGTTGGAGGCtttggaggaagaggatgagaaCTCCGATGAAGATGAACCGGAAGCTGGTAGTAGCTCTCAGGCTGCATCGCAAagcgccgccaccggcaaGGAAGCCAAAGACAAAGCCGATGAGGAGCACtcagaagaggaggatggccaagaagagggTGGCGCTGGTACATCACAGCAGGATGGCGAagttgacgacgatgacatccGGATCTTGACAGTAGAGGAGCTGGAGGATATCTTCCTCAGCCACGCTCCCGAGAATGCAG AGCCTGGTCACAAGCTGCAGATCGGTCTCGTCGGATATCCCAACGTCGGAAAGTCCTCCACCATCAACGCCTTGATCGGCGCCAAGAAGGTGTCGGTTTCATCAACACCAGGAAAGACTAAGCACTTCCAGACGATCCACCTCAGCGATAACGTCATCTTGTGCGATTGTCCCGGTCTGGTCTTCCCCAACTTCGCAAACACCAAGGCTGACCTGGTCTGTAACGGTGTCTTGCCTATCGACCAGCTGCGAGAGTTCCAGGGACCTGCCGGTCTAGTTACCCGCAGAATCCCGAAGGCTTTCCTGGAGGCAGTCTACGGAATCAACATCAAGACTCGCGCTCTCGAGGAGGGTGGCACTGGCATCCCCACTGCCCCAGAGCTGCTCCGCGCATATGCCCGGGCGAGAGGCTTCACAACCCAGGGATTGGGTCAGCCCGACGAGTCGAGAGCTTCCCGTTACATTCTGAAGGACTACGTGAATGGCAAGCTTCTCTACTGTGAGCCGCCACCTGAAACTGTGGATGGTCCGGAGTTCAACTACGAGCTCTACAACGACGGCCAGCTTCCCGAGAAGACACGTCAAGCAGTCGACGAGTCTCTTGACATCATGTCGTTTGTGGGCGACGATATCTCAATAGCCCCCTCCGACCTGGCAGTCCTTCCAGCGGGTCCGAAGTCCAAGAAGATTGACAAGGGTTTCTTTGGCGCTGATGGCACTGGGACCGGGCACCTCAAAATGCCTTTTGCTCACAAGTACTCGGAGCAGGGCCAGAAACATTTGAGTGGAAGGAAAGCGCGAGCAATGATTGCGCTGGAGAATGGTGTCGATCCCAAGGATGTCAAGCTTTCATCGGGTAAGAAGCATTTCAAGGGAGGtgcgaagacgaggaagactAAGAAGCctgccgacgaggatgacgactAG